The Algoriphagus sanaruensis genome window below encodes:
- a CDS encoding SusC/RagA family TonB-linked outer membrane protein, whose protein sequence is MKNVYKILSVCLTLLVLSVSAAYAQKTVTGTVLDEFGMGLPGVSILVKGTTTGTATDIDGKYSLSVPNDQATLVFSFIGYASIEQVVGARSVIDVSMKPDERTLTELVVTGYSIDTRRETTGAIATVDPKDLTVIPTGNVEQTLQGRVSGVTVITNGQPGTSSIIRVRGFGAFGGNEPLYVVDGVPVGSTDFLNPDDIESTTVLKDAAAASIYGARAANGVIVYTTKRGARNKKLRVDYNGMYGVTDPGKGLDMMNPQDYATYTWLAEANTARINNRQPNFGHPQFGTGASPVMPYYLSVITRNPATGAFGVASGQPGPLTAAQIEQQREWYNINPQAGTVRQLTRAMTGEGTDWYGVLTAPAPLHRHSIGFNGGSETSRFYIGLGMQEQDGIMIGNTFKRYSLRANSEFDVTDKIRIGQNFQATYRQVLGQQGGTGGRGVSDDENDILQAFRMPSIIPVYDEFGGYAGTASRGFNNPRNPVANREGQLNNRNFNANAFGNVYAEVDLIDNLTFRTSVGGQYNNYYYWNYSRLQYENSENNSAFGYSEGAGFAFGWTFTNTASYKKTFGKHAIDVLAGQEALNTGVSRNMDAVGQNPFSQDPDFITISNLPVGTRQVNSGQSKGVNFNSYFGQVKYTFNDKYIFSAVVRRDGSSRFGVNARYGTFPAFSAAWRISSESFLQSATWIDDLKIRGGWGQMGNSNNVDPNNQFSLFSGNVGASSYDITGSNSGAVIGFRRSRIGNPNAQWETAVTQNVGFDGTFFNGRLDVIFDWWKKDTKDLLFTVPIPLTAGSNASPPAVNVGSMLNRGLDLLVSTRGNLSGDLTYQLTVTGSTLKNEISSLSPGLDFITTVNPSYRGIQPIRNAVGQPLSSFFGYNVLGLFRNAEDVNSHATQAGAAPGRFKFEDVNGDGVISPADRVFLGNPVPDFTGGVNFTIGYKGFDLSAYLYTSIGNEIWNQSRWFTDFFQTFEGAAISERLKMAWTPENLDATIPVVERTANFSTSDVANSFYVEDGSYLRLQNLTLGYSAPASVLEKLKMERARVFASVNNLFTLTGYEGLDPAVGGDADLTFGIDVGNYPVTRGWTFGVNLSF, encoded by the coding sequence ATGAAAAATGTGTACAAAATTCTAAGTGTGTGCCTAACGCTCTTAGTCCTATCTGTCTCGGCTGCCTATGCGCAGAAAACGGTGACGGGTACGGTTCTGGATGAGTTCGGTATGGGCCTTCCTGGTGTATCTATCCTTGTGAAGGGAACCACCACCGGTACTGCCACTGACATTGATGGAAAATATTCCCTCAGCGTCCCTAATGACCAAGCTACTTTGGTCTTTTCATTTATTGGCTATGCTTCCATCGAACAGGTGGTAGGAGCTAGAAGTGTTATCGATGTTAGCATGAAGCCTGACGAAAGAACGCTTACTGAATTGGTTGTTACTGGTTATTCCATTGACACCAGACGTGAGACTACAGGTGCGATTGCTACAGTTGATCCAAAAGACTTGACCGTAATCCCTACTGGTAACGTAGAACAAACCCTTCAGGGTCGTGTTTCCGGTGTTACTGTAATTACAAACGGTCAGCCTGGTACTTCATCTATCATCCGTGTACGTGGTTTCGGAGCCTTCGGTGGTAACGAACCTCTTTACGTTGTTGACGGAGTTCCAGTTGGATCTACGGATTTCTTAAATCCTGATGATATCGAGTCTACTACAGTATTGAAAGATGCTGCTGCAGCTTCTATCTATGGTGCTCGTGCTGCAAACGGTGTAATCGTTTACACCACCAAGCGAGGTGCAAGAAACAAAAAATTAAGAGTTGACTATAATGGTATGTATGGGGTGACTGATCCAGGCAAAGGTTTGGACATGATGAATCCTCAGGATTATGCTACCTACACTTGGTTAGCCGAAGCTAATACCGCTCGTATCAACAATAGACAACCAAATTTTGGCCACCCTCAGTTTGGAACTGGAGCGTCTCCAGTTATGCCTTACTACCTAAGTGTGATCACCAGAAACCCTGCAACAGGTGCTTTTGGTGTTGCATCGGGTCAGCCAGGTCCTTTGACAGCCGCTCAAATCGAGCAACAAAGAGAATGGTATAACATCAATCCTCAAGCAGGAACTGTTAGACAGTTGACTAGAGCGATGACTGGCGAAGGTACTGATTGGTACGGTGTACTTACTGCTCCTGCTCCTTTACATAGACACTCAATTGGATTTAATGGAGGTTCTGAGACTTCAAGATTCTACATTGGTCTTGGTATGCAAGAGCAAGATGGTATCATGATCGGTAACACCTTCAAGCGTTACTCTTTGAGAGCAAACTCTGAATTTGATGTAACTGATAAAATTAGAATTGGTCAAAACTTCCAGGCAACTTACAGACAAGTATTAGGACAGCAAGGTGGTACTGGTGGTCGAGGCGTTTCTGATGACGAAAATGATATTCTTCAAGCATTCCGTATGCCTTCAATCATCCCTGTGTATGATGAGTTTGGTGGATATGCTGGTACAGCCTCTAGAGGTTTTAACAACCCAAGAAACCCTGTTGCAAACAGAGAAGGTCAATTGAACAATAGAAACTTCAATGCCAATGCATTTGGTAACGTTTATGCTGAAGTTGATCTAATCGATAATTTGACTTTCAGGACTTCAGTTGGTGGTCAGTATAATAACTATTACTACTGGAACTACTCAAGATTGCAGTACGAAAACTCTGAAAACAACTCTGCATTCGGATATAGTGAAGGTGCGGGATTTGCTTTCGGATGGACTTTCACCAATACTGCATCTTACAAGAAAACTTTTGGAAAGCATGCAATTGATGTTTTGGCTGGCCAGGAAGCTTTGAACACTGGTGTATCTAGAAACATGGACGCAGTTGGTCAAAATCCATTCTCCCAAGATCCTGATTTCATCACCATTTCTAACTTGCCTGTAGGTACTCGTCAAGTAAACTCCGGTCAATCTAAAGGGGTTAACTTCAACTCTTACTTCGGTCAAGTAAAATATACCTTCAATGACAAATATATCTTCAGTGCTGTAGTTCGTCGTGACGGTTCTTCTCGATTTGGGGTTAACGCTCGTTATGGTACCTTCCCTGCATTCTCAGCAGCATGGAGAATTTCATCTGAATCCTTCCTGCAAAGCGCAACTTGGATTGACGATTTGAAAATCCGTGGTGGTTGGGGTCAAATGGGTAACTCTAACAACGTTGATCCAAACAACCAGTTCTCCTTGTTCTCTGGTAACGTAGGTGCATCTTCTTACGATATTACAGGATCTAACTCAGGTGCTGTTATCGGTTTCAGAAGATCTCGAATTGGTAACCCTAACGCTCAGTGGGAAACTGCTGTTACTCAAAACGTTGGGTTTGACGGTACATTCTTCAATGGTAGATTGGATGTGATTTTCGACTGGTGGAAAAAAGACACCAAAGATTTGTTGTTTACAGTTCCAATTCCATTGACTGCAGGTAGCAATGCCTCACCTCCAGCTGTAAACGTTGGATCCATGTTGAACAGAGGTCTTGATTTATTGGTAAGCACAAGAGGTAACCTTTCTGGCGATCTTACTTACCAATTGACTGTAACTGGTTCAACACTTAAGAATGAGATTTCTTCTCTATCTCCTGGTTTGGACTTCATTACTACTGTCAACCCATCTTACAGAGGTATTCAGCCAATTAGAAATGCAGTAGGTCAACCACTTTCATCTTTCTTCGGATACAATGTTCTTGGCTTGTTCAGAAATGCAGAAGATGTGAATTCACATGCTACTCAAGCAGGTGCAGCTCCTGGCCGATTCAAGTTTGAGGACGTTAATGGTGATGGAGTTATTTCTCCAGCTGACCGTGTATTCTTGGGTAATCCTGTTCCTGATTTCACAGGTGGTGTAAACTTTACAATTGGTTACAAAGGATTTGACCTTTCTGCCTATTTGTATACTTCTATCGGAAACGAAATCTGGAATCAGTCTAGATGGTTTACTGACTTCTTCCAAACATTTGAAGGTGCTGCAATTTCAGAGCGTTTGAAAATGGCATGGACTCCTGAGAATTTGGACGCAACTATTCCTGTTGTGGAAAGAACTGCAAACTTCTCAACTTCTGACGTTGCTAACTCTTTCTACGTGGAAGATGGTTCTTACTTGAGATTGCAAAACCTTACTTTAGGTTATTCAGCTCCTGCTTCTGTTCTTGAGAAATTGAAAATGGAAAGAGCTAGAGTATTCGCTTCAGTTAACAACTTGTTTACTTTGACAGGTTATGAAGGTTTGGATCCTGCGGTTGGTGGTGACGCTGACTTAACATTTGGTATTGACGTAGGTAACTATCCAGTTACTAGAGGTTGGACATTCGGTGTAAACCTTAGCTTCTAA